TATATGTGTTTTTAGTTCTAATGGTTGCGGGGCAATTGTCTCAATAATTCAGTAAAGATGTTGGTAGTTAAGTCCGATAAGGAGTTTGTGTTGAACTTCAACACTTATGATTGTTTCTGCATAAAGAGTTTATGCAGTAGGAGTGAGGTAGAAATTATCTCTCCCCTCTGCAATAGGAAAAGGTACAAGTTATAATTCAGAGTTCATCATAGTAATATGCTAGATTTGCTAAATTTTCAGCAGCAGATATGGTGTGATTGGCTTGTTAGAATGTTTCGATAAATATGCTAGATTTTCAGCAGCAACATGTGCAAAATCTGATGGACTTGTTTGAACCTGACTACTGGATGAAAAAGAAGGAACTTCTTAGCATTTATGCAAGTAATCTTGATCGCATATAATGTAAGTTACACTAAAATGTTTAAGCTGTAAGCACGTATAATTGTAAGGCTCAAATACTGCCAACGGTCAGAATTCCATTTAAACCGTGGTAACAATGAACCATTACATATATTTACCAAAAAAACAAATGAACAAAGTGCATATGTACATTCTTTAATCCTCCGAGGAGCAAATTAACAAAAAATCACATGCAGCTAATCAAGAGAAGCAAGTTGCATTACAGTAGAAAAACTGCGCATTTTACATTTTAGCTTAGATCAGCCTGCAGTTTTAGGGACATGTATATGAGTGTAAGTAGTGCCCCTTGTGGAATGGGGGCAAATCTTGCTATATTTGAGCCAATCCACATAGCTACAACTGCTACCGCAACTAGACTACTGCTGGTTTTGCCACAAACCCAACTTGCAAATGTGAGGCACAACGTAAGCAAAACACCAGCTTCGCCTCCTAACACCCACGCGACAACGTGACCCATCTTATATCCACTATCTAGCTTCCAGTCAAGCAAAGCCATAAAGCTGCTAAATGTAAGAGATAATCGGGCTCCAATGGTTTGCATTAAAAATAGTGAGAGGAATGCAGATTTAAGAACTTCACTGAACAATCCCCTCTCTTCATTTTCAGTTCCTTCTTTGTTGTTATCATCATAAAGTGTTGAATTGTCCACTCTATCATTTTTCTGTTCCCAGTATTTTTCACGTTGCATTCTTCGCCTTAGATCAGCCCATCTATATACCCTTACCTCGTCTTCAAATTCAATTTCAATTTCCCTGCTTTGACCCCAGGATCCGCTAGTGTTTTCTTCACATTGAAATGTTCTATCATACTGTCTTCTTGCTGTATCATTAGATAATGTCTGTCAACGAAGGACATTCAATTAATTAGTACATCAAGTTTTAGCTAAAAAATGAAACACACAAGCCATACTCACGTCTTATGATGTCACTCATTGTTAGATATCACGGTTCATCGGCAAATTATAGAGATGTAAAACTTAAGTCCCTTTTTACGATCTCGCAGAAGACAGTTTACTGAAAATGCTGGGATTTATCGAAGTACCAGCACTCCAAAACTCATCATCTTCTCTTATTAATCATTACGCAGGGA
The sequence above is drawn from the Apium graveolens cultivar Ventura chromosome 2, ASM990537v1, whole genome shotgun sequence genome and encodes:
- the LOC141707726 gene encoding uncharacterized protein LOC141707726 isoform X2, giving the protein MQSYRFLGPTPTYIDASASITNHRDRPLGSLLYRDRRFCSAVTAHQNHYAVLGVSPDASSADIKKAYRTLALKTLSNDTARRQYDRTFQCEENTSGSWGQSREIEIEFEDEVRVYRWADLRRRMQREKYWEQKNDRVDNSTLYDDNNKEGTENEERGLFSEVLKSAFLSLFLMQTIGARLSLTFSSFMALLDWKLDSGYKMGHVVAWVLGGEAGVLLTLCLTFASWVCGKTSSSLVAVAVVAMWIGSNIARFAPIPQGALLTLIYMSLKLQADLS
- the LOC141707726 gene encoding uncharacterized protein LOC141707726 isoform X1, with the translated sequence MQSYRFLGPTPTYIDASASITNHRDRPLGSLLYRDRRFCSAVTAHQNHYAVLGVSPDASSADIKKAYRTLALKYHPDVSKEAQADEVFKTIRLAYDTLSNDTARRQYDRTFQCEENTSGSWGQSREIEIEFEDEVRVYRWADLRRRMQREKYWEQKNDRVDNSTLYDDNNKEGTENEERGLFSEVLKSAFLSLFLMQTIGARLSLTFSSFMALLDWKLDSGYKMGHVVAWVLGGEAGVLLTLCLTFASWVCGKTSSSLVAVAVVAMWIGSNIARFAPIPQGALLTLIYMSLKLQADLS